The Phacochoerus africanus isolate WHEZ1 chromosome X, ROS_Pafr_v1, whole genome shotgun sequence genome has a segment encoding these proteins:
- the CPXCR1 gene encoding LOW QUALITY PROTEIN: CPX chromosomal region candidate gene 1 protein (The sequence of the model RefSeq protein was modified relative to this genomic sequence to represent the inferred CDS: inserted 1 base in 1 codon; deleted 1 base in 1 codon; substituted 3 bases at 3 genomic stop codons) gives MTSPAKEGSNPANNAXQNFKNETQNNFITDIEPSFDFPMNRELELPSSQEHAVPQAAESNEFDGKETQKDSQKEDLKEESLLVQIPIPRKWDFFSCQDWEIYLSEYPTSKNQXKTIPXWIQTIRASFXSGKVEREISDFFHNSIYYKISLQLSISCIIPFISKHETRRIIIHLLCGRHFSQAAGCQNTMLVKQKYIAFLPHPNVLTHGERTITFGRFLKGSYYCPLFERLTSGKILMVEGFSLMLNVAD, from the exons ATGACTTCTCCTGCTAAAGAAGGAAGTAATCCAGCTAACAATg ctcaaaattttaaaaatgagactcaaaataattttattacagaTATAGAGCCTTCATTTGATTT CCCAATGAACAGGGAACTAGAACTGCCATCCTCCCAGGAACATGCTGTTCCTCAAGCAGCAGAAAGCAATGAGTTTGATGGAAAGGAGACCCAAAAAGATTCtcaaaaagaagatttaaaagaaGAGTCCCTTCTAGTGCAGATTCCCATTCCtagaaaatgggattttttttcatgtcagGATTGGGAGATTTACCTATCTGAGTATCCCACtagtaaaaatcaataaaaaacaatcccttaatggatacaaactattagaGCAAGTTTCTAATCAGGAAAAGTTGAGAGGGAAATAAGTGATTTCTTTCATAATagtatatattacaaaatttcTCTCCAACTCTCAATTTCATGTATAATCCCATTTATTAGCAAACATGAGACGAGAAGAATAATTATCCATCTGCTGTGTGGGAGACATTTCTCTCAGGCTGCAGGTTGTCAAAATACCATGTTggtgaaacaaaaatatatagctTTTCTTCCTCATCCAAATGTCCTCACTCATGGGGAGAGAACCATAACATTTGGAAGATTTTTGAAGGGGTCCTACTACTGTCCT CTCTTTGAAAGACTGACATCAGGAAAAATTTTGATGGTAGAGGGTTTTTCCTTGATGTTGAATGTTGCTGACTAA